The Populus nigra chromosome 4, ddPopNigr1.1, whole genome shotgun sequence genome contains the following window.
TCCGTTACTTAGGCTTCTTGATTCCAAAAGTGGACCACTTCAACACAATGCTGCTTTTACCCTATATGGTCTTGTGGATAATGAGGTATGATAAGTTTATTTCTTCATGGCTTAAAGAATATTCCTCAGCACTGTTAGTCCCTACTTCCTCACCCAACACTGGAATCTACTGAAAATTACTTGGATTCTTCTGTAGGATAATGTTGCAGATCTTATCAAGGTTGGGGGTTTTCAGAAACTCCAATATGGAGAATTCATTGTCCAAGTATGTTTCATAGAGTTACATCTGATCTGcctaggttaattttttttgtgctcaGACGGACTAACTTCTCACACTGATGGAGTTGGTAGATTATCACTATCTTCCCAGTCTTGCGCAGTTCATTGCAGTATTCCTGTCCAGCTCATTGTTATAATGTGATACTTTGCAGCAAACAAAGGATTGTGTTGCGAAAACAATGCGAAGGCTAGAGGAGAAGATTCACGGACGGGTAAGTTTTCATGcatataattgatattttgggtcttgaattttaaatttgtctATCTCGCCAGATATGTTAACTCCGAAACAAGCTCTGAACACAATCTGTTATCAACAGTATACTGATTATTATGGTTTTCTGAACAGGTATTGaaccatctcttatatttgatGCGGGTTGCTGAAAGGAATATTCAGAGACGAGTTGCTCTGGCTCTTGCTCATCTTTGTGCTCCTGATGACAGAAAAGTagtttttcttgataaaaatgGTAAAACTTCTTGATCTGCCAAAAATTGTGGTCTTTCTATGTGTAATGGTTATATTCATACAGTACTGAGTTCCTTAATGGTTTGTTTCTAAATATGTGTCATACAGGGTTAGATTTGTTGTTGGGGCTTTTGGAGTCTGGAAGCGTGAAGCTGCAATGTGATGGCTCGGTAGCATTATACAGGCTGGCTACCCAAGCCAGCTCAGTATCTCCTGTGGATGCAGCTCCTCTATCTCCAACCCCGCAGGTGGAACTCCTTTTCATGTTGATTCCTTTCCACATGTATAATCTTAGTTTTTTGTCCTTCCCTAAAATTTGTTTTAGGAATTAGACCATACAGGGCACGGATGTGTTTGTACTTTGAATTGGAcagttatttttaatcaaacgtTAGTGTCTTGAAAATGAACTCTGTGATTGTTGCTTGTTCAGTGTTTACTTTTGGATGTGACTCATGGTCTGCCATGTTTGAAATGTTTAACCAGCAGAGTGTTCATTTCCAACAACAGATTGTGGTCGacctttcattatttttcattttatagaTTGTTGTTTTGACTTGCAATGTCATTTCCTATTCTCTTCTCCTTGAGATGTCTTCTTCCACTTTATGTTACTCTTTTGATCCCATGATTtcagaaacatttttttaatctttgtgagcaattgttgattttttatcatttagtttCAGAGTTATTAGCTCTGCTCTTTTAGTACATTGTTAAGCCCATATTTTGAGGTAATAAACAACAacagcaaaataattttttacttattatttttgctTAGGTGTATTTGGGTGAGCAATACGTCAACAATCCTACATTGTCTGATGTTACATTCTTAGTCGAAGGTaccaaatatttttcatgtgcaGTCTGTTTATGTGTGATAAGATGTCCTTTTATGTCATGATAAATCATGGTAGTATGTTTATGGATTTCTGCTAGCATTAATGGATGTAATTTTGCTGTTGTTAGGAAAGCGGTTCTATGCTCACCGAATTTGTCTGCTTGCTTCTTCGGATGCTTTCCGTGCGATGTTTGATGGGGGGTACAGGGTGGGTATCAGCTTAtttaagaactttcttttgGCTTTTAATTACACAATAGCTTTGTTCCTCAATCATTTCACCTTGTCCACCTAGGCATGCATTATTCACAGTAATTCAAATTATCTCTGAGAGTTCATAATTCATCTGGTTTCCTTACACAAGCATTCATTATTATTGAGGAGCTGCTCAATTTGTTAGGGACTGTCGTTAGGCTGATTAAACTGACCTGTGCAATGTTTTCCACTTTTGCAATAAGTTATTATGAGCCAGCTGTAAAGAATTTTGTAGGAGAAGATGGtaatggatgtttgatttactTATATAAGGACAACAATTGCAGGAAAGGAATGCAAAAGATGTGGAGATTCCAAATATTAGATGGGATGTTTTTGAATTGATGATGAGGTGAGCCCTGCACTTccctttttaaattttgaaggaaGCGCGTGTTGGAATTCTGATAGCTTGGTTGTGCACACTTTTAGGTTCATATATACAGGATCAGTGGAAATCAATATAGATCTTGCTCAGGATCTCCTTAGAGCTGCTGACCAATATCTTTTGGATGGTCTCAAGCGTCTATGTGAATGTACCATTGCACAGGTTAGCTGATATATTATGTCAATGGTTGCTTTGAATAAACATTATTAGCACATGAAAAGTGGTCTGACGAATTCTTATTGTCATCACACAAGGATATTTCTGTGGAAAATGTCTCTCTCATGTACGAGTTGTCCGAGGGCTTCAATGCTATGTCATTAAGGGAATCATGCATTCTATTCATATTGGGGCAATTTGACAAATTATGTACCAAGCCATGGTATGTTGTCTTCTCAATGCATTTATCCACTCCATAAAATTCATTATAAGATTCTATCATTTGGGAATTGGGACTTTGCATGGTGTCAGTCTGAGCCAGaagttgtggttgttttttttggttGGGCAAGCAAATGGCAACCAACAACTATTGTTAAAgcatatccaagaaaaaaaggctCTGTTTTCTGTTTACACTGCTTTAAAATGCATATTTTGATATTGGAAAGTATCTTTTGAGCATACATTTCAGTTTTCCCTTGATAATAATGCCATCATTTTTAAAAGGCCAATAATTCTGatttaaattgggttttgaAGATTGCAAGTTTGATCTTGAAAATATGCAGGTCATCTCATTTGATCCAACGTATTATGCCTGATATACGCCATTACTTTGAGAAAGCGCTTAGCAAGCCTACCAAACTAACTTGAGGCAACTGTAAATTGATTTGGCCCGGGTCTTGATCTTTCAACTAACCATTAAGATGGAAGGCAAAGTGTACAGAAATCTTCAAGTTGTCGAGCTAATATGGGGGAATCCAGCTACAGTCTTCTTTGCACAAGCAGTTAGTGAAGTCCCCTGTTAATGCAAATGCCacttttgttctttatttttcttcaatcattCATGCATCCATCATGAAGCAATCAGTGGTTTGGGTGCCCAATCATGTTGCAACACGTACATCATTTGGCGGACTAATTCAGTAGTGAAGCAGGATGCTTATGGATTTCCCGATATGTGTTCGTGGGAGCATACATTTGCAATGATTTTCCTTGAAAGGAATCGTTTTGCACTCCTTACTGTTGAGAATTGAAATGAAGGAGTCATTTTTTACTGACCTGCTGGGAATCGAAACGGCTACTTATTTGTACGGATTTTCCACCACTGTTACAAAAAAGAGCAGGAAATTTTTGTTTGTAGAATGGTCTGATGGGTCACCATTGTGTGTTTGTGCAGAGATGGATGGTCGTAATAGATTTACTTATCACGTATACACAATTTGTCAAGGAAGTGATATGATTAAAGGAatttaatcaaaacaatattagaCTATAACTccctaattaaatccttagtAGAATTTATTGTTCTCTTTTTCAATAAAGTATTGCTCattttaatagtatttattttttaatattaagtttatacaagttaaattaggtttcataattttttgtttgttttttataaaattatcttgatggttaaaaataattcaaataattgttaaaaatataatttaactaaagAAATCTTAATACACTGAATGATATTACAttaagatttatatattttaatttttttatactagaaattgaatattttctttattttaaaagaattgatcGCATCCGCATGTAAGTCAATGATCTAGTGTCTTCTTAAATTAATAACTCTCTCGAAAAAGAAAGGTTGGGGGGCCTTCGAGCTGCGCTTGCACAGCTACCCCATCACGGCCCATTCCTTATTTAGATTAAGAACCTGGACCTGTCATGAAAAGGAAAGGCCCAATCAATATTTCATCccgagaaaagaaaaggcaaaaaaaaaaaaaaaccaagggagAAGCCAACAAAGGGGAGGCCTGGGTGTAGAGGTCCTGGGACTATGGTTACCCAATCCAGCAGTGAGGTTTAAGAAACCATTGCTTCACTTTTATCATCATCTCCTCCAACTGCGGCAACACTTGCAACTTCAGCTTCTCTCTTCTCCACCTCCTACCATTCAGGCAACTATTTCTTAAAttatccctcaaattttttgCTGCTTGCAAGATAGTAGAGATAACTTgagttgatttaaatttttctcttaattttattttattttatcattttgtattaaattatttgcttttaagtttttttactgTTTGATTATTTCAAGAACAGATTATTAAAGTTAACCTGTATTatatggggttttttttattaaatttttttacttagttATTTATATGCGTACTTACTGAAAACAAGTCCACAGAGCAATTGCACTTTGAATCgtaaataatattgaaataaagCAACGCATTTTTTGATTTGCCAGTTGCCAAGGCAAGAAATTGGACATTCCATTACATAAACACcccaaattgattttgttactgttgattttttaatgcaGATTTGTTGAAAAGCCTCCAGTTCACTTGTTCAATGGGGGGCAGCCATCAAGCAGCTTTTCGCATCTTGTCTGATTTTCGAAAAGGGAAGTTCGGTTGGGTAGCCCTGGCGAGGCCTACCAGGTGATGGTAATGGTAATGGTAGCTTtgtttttaatgtcaactaATACTTTCAGCCTATGGCCAATGCCTGGAGAGTGCCGAAAAGCGGCAGGAACAGAAGTCGGATATTGTGGATATTGATCTTGACTGTAAACCCCTTCAGCGGAAATCAAATAGCACAGCTCAGAATATTTGGCAAAGATAAAAACTGGAGTTGTctagaaaaggaaaagatcCTGCCTTTGATGTAATCTACTGGGTTATGTCTATTCTTAGAAATTGTCGTCTGCAAGAGAACTTGCTACGTAAATCAAAATTTCCTGTTTTTTCATCTACTTATTTGCCTTCTCCTGTTGAAAAGTTGAGAGGCTGCTCCGGGAGCCTTGACGGTGGGGTGATGACACGGTGCTCACCATTTTCCGAGGCAGGTTAGCTGACATGCTGATGCGTGGTGCTGCTTCAGGGTGTACCGCTTGGTGCTCCAGGTAaataaagaacagaaaaaaatccCCCTAGCATAGCTGTGGCTCTCGAGCTTCATTGATACTGGTGATGTTTTGATCTTCACATTGCGAATCACAATTATTTTTCTGATAAAGCTGCTAAAAAGAAATTGCTATGCTCAAAGTTAACCCCAAACCCAAAGTAATCAAATCATCCAACTTCGTCAAGTTAAAAAATCACAGGATTCAGCAATTATTCAGCTCATTCTAACCTtcctatatatttaaataaaatccagCATTCCAAATAAGCAAAGGAAAGTAACATTACAAACAAACAAGCGGACATGAAATTGCtttctcaaaaaacaaaaagaagcatACATAGAAATGGCACCAGTGATGATTGCTTCCAATGCAATGTTGCATTTAGGTTTACCGGGAGCCGATTCGACCACAAAGGAGAAAAGTTTTCGTCAAGTCTGGCAGTAATTAATTGAAACACAGCAACTCATACAATCAATCTTTAAATCGCTTAACCTGTACATGAAAAATTCTGCAGGCAAGATGCCTGCTAACTCTCGAGGAACAATAACAACGGGAACCAAAGGGCCTCAAAAAGATATCATAAAGCCCAACGTAGAAAACATGGGACAACTTTCACGAGGTAATGACGATACGAAGATGAGCAAGCAAGAATGCTGTCTCTCCAATAATCAATCAAAGCACCTACATCTAAATTCAATTTCCAGAATTTCTGACTTGACCGTGTTCAAACAAACGTGGGATTACAAATGATACATTGACATGGTTTGGTTACTTCATCTTGCAATCGTGGAAGCACAAGTGGTTGAATCATCTTTGCTTGACCAACTTTCTTTGATTCTACATGCTTGGATTGGCCGTTCAATCTGAAGCCCATCAGAAGACTCCTTTTCCAACCGATAACAATATTTTCCAAATGTATTGACATTTACTTGAAGTCTGAAATCTATACTAAACAAAAACTTCATTTCCAACCTGTTCAATTCTTCTTTGCTTACTCCTCCAACTCTGGCATAGTACGCATTGTTAAAGAATCTGCAAAAGCGCAAGGAACATCAGGTTTAAGAGTCCAAGGCaataaattatgcaaaaaagaaaaccaattcCCATATAACGATTGTTTGCCAGATGAACTAACAGATTTAATACCAGGTTACCTTAGAGATGTAAGCATATATAATCAACTTCGTGCAGAAATTTCATGTGTGCAGTATCTGACTCAAAGGAATACTTGTGTGCTTATTTTAACTCAGCAGGATCAATACAGACTGTTGGAATTTTAGCTAACAGAAATAAACTACTCTAGGGAGTTGGAACTTACGCATCATCTACAAACTTTGCTGCTATCATTACACTTGTAATCAGGAGCCGGTGAACATTAAGGGAGGTTAAATGAATATCTGTTTGCTGGAGAAATCTATCCACGTACACGTGTGCAACAACAAAGCAGGAAGGGCTGCAGGCAGAGTACTTGAAGATGCGATCAACATATTGCTTAATGCTTACAGGAGGTGGTCTTAAACCATGAAATATTGTAACAACATCTTTGATCTGAGCTTTCTCCTTTAGAATTTCGTTTTTCTGAACAGACCTCTCAAGAAGTGAAGAAAGAAGCATTAAAACCCTAGGAACTTTGAAAACTCCTTTTCTTAATTCCTTAAGCCCCAAAGTTTGGTATATTTCCGAGTCTGCACTTCCAGTATCAGGTGAAAGAGCTTCCATATCTGAAATGAGCTGCATTGAATTAAAAACCGTAAGTTCGCTATCACCAAAAGTACCAAATGCATCAAACTtaacaaattttctttttcaggaTAATTTCTATAGCTTTTCTAAGAGCCTaatatgtcattttattttctaaagaaGCCGATATGGAATGATAGAAACAAAGGGATAGAAAATAAGATGAATGAACTGATAAGATCTCTTGTCATTCTGTCATGCAGAGGAAGGGCATCAGCTCAACTTTAAACTTTTCAGGAACTAGtagtagaaaaacaaaattaaactctaGCATCCTATGCGCCCATTTTTCTCTCGATTCTTTTCTCCACAACCAAACAAGATAAGATGCTTATCATTCATTAGCATCTCTCCTTGGTACCACTTTTCAATCAGAGGGAGGGAACCTAAATGCAGGTCCAGAAATCTACATACTACAAGACAAACATTTTGGACAGCAAAATCAACTGACAGAATAAACATTAGCGGAATTCAAAAGCTCATCCAGTCACTTTCAGTCACTTATTATGGACTGCAATTGCTGGTAAAAACACATAGCAAACTGATTAGCtagcattaaataaaaatccaaatttttacacactgatttgtgaccataaTTAATGGTCGGATTAAAGCCAGATAAATACTCACTTCATTAACCAAGTCCAGATCTCAAGGCCACCCAGTTCGTTTTTTCCCAGATATGGAATATTAACACTACTTTTGGCGGTAAAGTAAAAAACTTTGAACCTAATACCTTGATTTAAGTAGTTAATCAGAATGAAACGTTACAGTTGACAGATAAAATTCAGCACTGTTAGCCAGATCAAATAAAGCACGgagaagaaaattcaagtaTTTATCAAGTACCCAATTCagtaaacaaaatacaaaattacaaGAAACTGAAAGCTTACAGAATTCTTGAGATGTTTCTCTTTGACGACGTAGATACACTGAAcacagaagagagaaagagagagagtactGTGAATCTTGATTCATCAAATTTGACCAttcactctctttctctctgccatatctctctccctctaacaaagaaaagcaaagagagagagagagagattggttttttattgtttttgtttgatataTTAAGTGTTCTTTACAAGTAAggtccctcttttctctctcgtCACATGGAAGAGGGGAAATAGCTCTCTCTCTGTGCAAAAACTTTAAATGGACGATAGTGTCGGTAGGGTGGTGCTATCTATCAATGATTTGCTGTAATATTGAATGGAAGTAAGTCGCCATTGTTAAGATGGTTAAAGGCTTGCGAAATAAAAGCTCTTCTTGGATTCTTTGCTCTCTAATCTGGTTTGGGGCGGGGACCCACTTCACCTTTTCTCATcttttttgttggtatttttcctgaaaaaataatgtttttcaagattcattcttttatattctaattattttatgcTGATAAAAAATGTTGGGAATTTGAAGAAGTATCAGTTTGTTTTTGCTGAAAAAACTGCATTGAAGTGTGtttagcttgaaaaaaaattaaataattttaatatatgttaaaattaaaattaaaaaaattattttattatattttcaaataaaaaacatcacaaatcataatattaaacataCATCAGAGAGAAAAATTGTAGTTAACGTTTAAAATACTTGAGAGTGAAAAATTATCCATGATTTAGATTCTTAGATTTGAGGAAGATTGTTCAAGTTccatgtattttaatattataacatTGTGATTAATGAATTTACTTTCAACCTCCTTGTTATATGTTCGAATATGAAGAGATAcgccataaaaaaacaaacaaacctaATTTGATGAGTAATTAGgtcaaaaaaatatgataattatatatatatatatataatcataggATTTGGTTggtaattcaaaatatataattttttatttaatttatcaagttTAAACTTTGAAgttaatacttaaaaaatataattttatttgaatatacaagatgatatatatttttagaatcgTTCAAAAATGGATTTAGTTTGGGtccttgatataaaaaaaaaataatttttaatatattaatgtaaaaaataaaaaatattattttaacatatttttaaataaaaaatatttttaaaaaacaattatttatatacatgcTTTAAATACAGTATACACCATCATCACGAGGGTGATATTTGTCAACTCCGCGTCTTTTCTACCGAATACTGTCTAGTTCTTTCTCTTtccctgtttctttttttaattttcaaaaaacggGAGCTTGTTTGTTTATTAAATCACGGCGCAAGATAAGCCACCGCCACTTCCTCACTTACCGCGATAATCATTGGGAGTCAGAACTTGACCTTTTTATCCATCACttatttagttttaataatGGTGGAATCCTATAatcccattattttttttaatattaatattcagaTAACTCATATACatcttaattaatcttatatatcttaaaattaattattatataagtttttagtaaccctaaaatttatgaaattcaaactaataacatttaaaaaacaaactcagaACATAATCAATTGAACTacattatttaaagtttttgtaATTCCACTATTAATTAACCCTTTTGTGGTggtgaatattattttaatatatttttaattaaatatattaaaataatctacaTTACCATGAAGagattagttaaaataatatttttttatttatatattatcacatctaaatacatttaattttaagttaataatatcttaaaaatgtatttgacagtgtggtagcggttgcttttcaaatatttttttgtgccgaaatacatgcaaataatatttttttatttttaaaaaattatttttgatatcagtgcatcaaaacaatccaaaacacacaaatcatattaaattttaacaaaaataattgaattttttaaaaacacgttgCTAAACAGTTTCTGAACCGGAAAAAACAATTGTAATAAATTCGTACATGGCAGAGAAATTAGAAGATTTGTCACTAAGATGTTCGCCTCAAACATCTTCCAAAATCCAAGTAGACATTCCGACATCGTTTGGTATTGTGTTTGTAACTGCgtttcatcaaaatttgaaattttttttttgttaaaattgagtgcggtttgtattttttggatcgttttaatgtgctgatgtcaaaaatgatttttaaaaaatgaaaaaattttattggtatgcatttcgacacgaaaaactatttgaaaagcacccgtaaCCATAATGTCAAACACACTCGGACCATATGCTTGAAGGTTGCGTGAGAAGTAGAAAAATAGTGGAGACCTtataggattattttttttgtgggtaTGCCCAGGATCTGTATTTTTAAGAGAGAAAACTGACAAGATCTGTATCTAAACGGACGAGGTGTATCCACTTAGATTCATGCCCGGTGTTCGGCATTATTACTAACACGACCACCATTATTCACGGCAGTATAATTGGACCAAAACACCACCAGTGAAAGCGGAGTCACGAGTCAAATTCTTGATCGGTCTCCGCTTTCAGGATCACCTCATTTCTCCATAACAAGACGCAAAATGCTCTTCCACCTGACAGGAACAACGCAAGCTAGAGGGGACCACAAATTCTCCAGGAAAaataaacagagagagagagagagagatcaggTGTGAATTGCCTAGATTTTCTTGACGTGTCAGAGATTTTCTCAggcttaaattttgattttaccaGGTGCCATAAGTCGCCTTGTAAACATACGCTCGTTCCTTTCATGTGTTGAATTGTAACGCCTTCCTTGTCTTTGTCCTGAACTAGTCtgattaaaataatgagaagcATGCCATACACCCAGGATGAGGAATATAATTGTTGGAATGTCCATGTCACCCACCTGGCAAATTCATCCAGCCACGGTGGTCTATGTATATAATACCACCAGACAACAGTGTTCACAGCTGGCAAAGTGTCGGTTCCGACATTAATATTAATCTTAAACAAACCTTTGAATTATGGAAAATGTTGTATCCACCAGCTACCTCCAAACCAGCAATCCAACATGGTTAAAAATGCACTGGTCCCATGCCCACGCGTCGAACAGTTGAAAGGGTAATTTCTCTGGTATAGGATCCAGATTTTGATCTCGGAGAGCTAGAGGGTGATCATTTGTCTACGGAGATCCAATGTTTTCTCTAACGAATCGCTTAGAAAACTCGAGGTTCTGAATTTTACCCGCAGGAGACAACACAAGGCTCTCTCTGCCATGCATTTTCTTCCTCCTGTTTTGAGGATTCAGCTTAATGATGATAGGCATGTAGGCAGATGGATTTATTGTAAGTGATATTGAGCCTCTTTAAAGGATTAGAAAAATGATAGCGGTGTTCTTCCAAACCCTACGCACATTAAGTTCAAACATTGAAAGTTAGCAGCATTGAAAAGTGTCTTGACGAACTACTCGGACGGTTAAGTTAGTGTGCATGTATGTATAATGtgtaaataaaacatatatacgTAGAACATGTAGAAATTgggaaagaaattaaataaaaattgatgaagaGAAAATTCTTTCTAAAATGTGTCAATGTCTCCATAATCAAGTAATTAACTATAGTGTAACAAGATAGAAAGCATCCATAATCAAGTAATTAACTATAGTGTAGCAAGATAGAAAGCATAATATTGTTAGCTTAGATTGAGTTTGTTTTGtggtttaattgtattttttaaaaaaaatataattttttaattttttttaaataaaaaatattttaaaaaccaatctTCACCGCAATCTCGAAGATGCGGGCTCTAGTAATGCGAGGATGAGGTAATTGATTTTTACAGAAAATCTCACATTTTATCTTTCATCatagttgatttaaaaaaaaactacacatTATAGATAATTTCAACTATAGATCACATGCACCTTCATCCACCCATATACGAGGTataaaaatcttcaaatttAATGTGTCTTGCTCGCCCCGACGCAGACGTTGTCTCGTGCCATCTAGAATTTATTTGTGTGGTCTATAGCAATGgattaatttttgaagataaaCTAACCAGGCTTGAAATCATCATGGATGAAGAGGTGCAAACGACGAGCAAGGCGTTGCCCTTTAAAATATGAAGTTCTTCACTTTATAGGAGCCCATTCAACAACGAGTCATCTACTTCACATGAACCCAAATACTTGGAGGCTGAACATTAGCAGGGCCAATAGCCCGTTACGAGAGACAGGATCGATCAGCCTGGTGTCCACGAGACATCGCGTGCCGTGTTtcattttgttaaaatataaaatgctaGATTCGTAAAATTCCGGCAGCTCGGAATGCATCAAGAAGCACGGGAATAGTTGTCGTTTTGAATGAGGGGGTTTCTTCTCCATTCAGATTAACAGAAGCATTTTAAACCATGAATTTCAGGCCATCTAGGTGTATTAGATTTTGAACCAttgcaagtaaaaaaagaaaaaaactaaatggccAGACAAAATCACTATAACAAAATTATAGTGCATCATGTCAATATCATTATGTATTTTCttacaaatcatgaaaaaaatattttttaaaatattaattctcaagttatttttttgtacaGTTAAGTTATTTTGTGCACAAATTAGTATTAAGTTGCTTATTTTTTGAGGAGAGGAATAGATTGAGATACATGGAACCAGAATAAAGATAAagggtaaaataaataatggtttttaatttcatttgaaaagttcattttaacattctttttttttagttaataggTGGTCAATCCATTTAATTACGaggaattaattttttctacaaaaattcatttttttattttttagtttttttttgtgagataaAAGAGAAAGGCTCGCCAAATTTTAGCATAAAGATATAAAATCATTGTTGGTAATCATTTCAGCCACTGAAATAGTTAATATCAGTGCCAATAAGTTTCACTTGATAAGAgaatttttatgtgtgtgttttGTCTTCCTTTAACTTGCCCGATGAGGCAAATTTGACTATGAGAAGAATTTTGAATTTAGGTTTATTTGGGGTTctttaagctttgttttttttatgctataaatatgtttattaaggtttttattAGGTTTTATAGAAGTTTAAGGttaaaaaatagagattttacaaaaaaatgaacccataatttttcattaatccTTGGTCACCGGATATTATTTAGGACATCTTGTCTGcttattatccaaaaaaaaaaagtgaacaacACCCTtaatagatttaaaataaatatatagataaGGGTCAAGAGAGCATGTTGAGAGGCATATGCacttagtttatttttcaagatgaTGCAGACTAGGATACCAGGTGCGCATCTGAGATCATTTCTGTCTGTATTTTATCCTGTCATCTATATTTtgatagtaaaaattaaaaaaataatttaacctaATCGAGTAAATGAGTTG
Protein-coding sequences here:
- the LOC133692072 gene encoding cyclin-U3-1; translated protein: MEALSPDTGSADSEIYQTLGLKELRKGVFKVPRVLMLLSSLLERSVQKNEILKEKAQIKDVVTIFHGLRPPPVSIKQYVDRIFKYSACSPSCFVVAHVYVDRFLQQTDIHLTSLNVHRLLITSVMIAAKFVDDAFFNNAYYARVGGVSKEELNRLEMKFLFSIDFRLQVNVNTFGKYCYRLEKESSDGLQIERPIQACRIKESWSSKDDSTTCASTIAR